actcccatgtttttccttcaaaaaacaagctcaaaatcgcataattaatatccgaaaaatggttaaaaaaattaaggtgagtttgaaattgctgtaacatctttagttttgcgaatttcaaaattctgaagacaccgttggattcgtgaagaaaatctctttccgtaatggtgctggacgaagcaatactctttcctatttccttgaaaactttagagtattgcttcaaaattgcataattcatatccgaaaaatgcaaaaaaaaacaatttgagtttgcaatagctgtaacttccttagttttgctatcatcaaaagttttcagacactgttggattcgtgaggaaaccctctttccgtagaggtgctagatgaagcaatactgtaaagttttcagtgaaatgcatcgcaaaaaccaatattttttgggcgtaaaaattcaaggtcgttttcaagctcaaaaacgctgtaactccttcattttttcgaatttcgaaaattttctggcattccgcagttcgaaattcgaagacaattcgaacaataaacagatttacttgaaattcaacattttatttttttgcatttttttagcaaaggctaaccccttatgaaaattttcaatttttgatgcgaaaaaaattttcgagttgagtatacagtattgaagattacggcaaaaaattcggtttagtgcaactcccatgtttttccttcaaaaaacaagctcaaaatcgcataattaatatccgaaaaatggttaaaaaaattaaggtgagtttgaaattgctgtaacatctttagttttgcgaatttcaaaattctgaagacaccgttggattcgtgaataaaatctctttccgtaatggtgctggacgaagcaatactctttcctatttccttgaaaactttagagtattgcttcaaaattgcataattcatatccaaaaaatgcaaaaaaaccaatttgagtttgcaatagctgtaacttccttagttttgctatcatcaaaagttttcagacactgttggattcgtgaggaaaccctctttccgtagaggtgctagatgaagcaatactgtaaagttttctgtgaaaaacatcgcaaaaaccaatattttttgggcgtaaaaattcaaggtcgttttcaagctcaaaaacgctgtaactccttcatttgttcgaatttcgaaaattttctggcattccgcagttcgaaattcgaagacaattcgaacaataaacagatttacttgaaattcaacattttattttttttgcatttttttagcaaaggctaaccccttatgaaaattttcaatttttgaaaattttcaatttagtgcaactcctatgttttttcttcaaaaaacaagcttaaaatcgcataattaatatccgaaaaatgctaaaaaaataaaGGGGAGTTTGAAATTggtgtaacatctttagttttgcgaatttcaaaattctgaaaacaccgttggattcgtgaagaaaatctctttccgtaatggtgctggacgaagcaatactctttcctatttgatgcgaaaacatttttcgagttgagtatacagtattgaagattacggcaaaaaattcggtttagtgcaactcctatgttttttcttcaaaaaacaagctcaaaatcgcataattaatatccgaaaaatgctaaaaaaataaaGGGAAGTTTGAAATTggtgtaacatctttagttttgcgaatttcaaaattctgaaaacaccgttggattcgtgaagaaaatctctttccgtaatggtgctggacgaagcaatactctttcctatttgatgcgaaaacatttttcgagttgagtatacagtattgaagattacggcaaaaaattcggtttagtgcaattcctatgttttttcttcaaaaaacaagctcaaaatcgcataattaatatccgaaaaatgctaaaaaaataaaGGGAAGTTTGAAATTggtgtaacatctttagttttgcgaatgtCATgaagaaaaatgctaaaaaaataaaGGGAAGTTTGAAATTGGTgcaacatctttagttttgcgaatttcaaaattctgaaaacaccgttggatttgtgaagaaaatctctttccgtaatggtgctgcacgaagcaatactctttccaatTTCCTTGAACACTTtaaagtattgcttcaaaatcgcataattcatatcaaaaattcaaaaaaaaagcaacgtgagtttgcaatagctggaacttccttagttttgcaatcttcaaaagttttcagacatcgttggattcgtgaggaaaatctctttccaaacaatactgtaaagttttctgtgaaaaacatcgcaaaaactaatattttttgggcgtaaaaattcaaggtcgtttttgagcccaaaaatgctgtaactccttcattttttcgaatttcgaaaattttctagcattccgcagttcgaaattcgaagacgattcgaacaataaacagaattacttgaaatttcacattttatttttttttttgcatttttttagcaaaaattttcaatttttgaaaattttcaatttttgatgcgaaaacatttttcgagttgagtatacagtattgaagattacggcaaaaaattcggtttagtgcaactcctatgttttttcttcaaaaaataagctcaaaatcgcataattaatatccgaaaaatgctaaaaaaaataatggtgctggacgaagcaatactctttccaatttgcttgaaaactttaaagtattgctttaaaatcgcataattcataaaaaaataatggtgctggacgaagcaatactctttccaatttccttgaaaactttaaagtattgctttaaaatcgcataattcatatccaaaaattcaaaaaaattaacgtgagtttgcaatagctggaACTTCGGCACTTCGAAAtacgattcgtacaattaacagaattacgtaaaatttcaaatttttttgcattttttagcaaaggctaggATAAATCGGAGTGAATATTGcttgatgttgttttttttcgtagaagctacaattttcaaccgatttgcacaaaattttgcatggaacgTTCTGTTACTGAtcataacatatctgcaagatttcatcaaaatcggttcagatttagatatagctcccatatatatgtatcacccgatttgcacttaaacggCCATAGCAATTTTCCAAcgatatgcacaaaatttggcacagattgttttgttgctgatctttACATACcgacaagatttcatcaaaatcggttcagttttggatatagctcccatgtatgtgtatagcccgatttacacttataatgctgcaataaacacaatttgtaaccgatctacgcaaaatttggcacgaattgttttgttactgatcttaacatatctgcgagatttcattaaaattggcccaaatttggatgtagatcccatacatatttattgccggatttgcacttacatATATGGCCGTaggaacaacaattttcaaacgatctgtttgaaagtcggttcagatttagatatagccctcatgtacatgtatatttatatattgcccgaatttataattgttggGTAGGTGTACGGTATTATATAGTTggatccgcccgacttttgcctttccttactggtttttatatgtaaatggcaaacTTTTGgccaatggcaacattttgtcaAGGACGAGCACATTTTCAAAGATTTGAAACATTTGGGTCGGCTTTTAAATAGAGTGTTGCCAAgcattacaaaatttagctctgATTTTATTACCAAATCTCTCCGCCGATGGGTTAGGAGTGTTGGCAAgcattacaaaatttagctctgATTTTATTACCAAATCTCTCCGCCGATGGGTTAGTTCCTGCACCCAGTAGCGAAGacagttttcaataaaaaatttgatgTAACAGgtttttactgtttttatatacaaattttagtgttttttttttttcttaaataaacaagtttccggaggccaccgtagcgcagaggttagcatgtccgcctatgacgctgaacgtctgggttccaatcctgcgaagaccatcagaaaaaattttcagagatggttttcccctcctaatgctggcaacatttgtgaggtactatgccatgtaaaacttctcttcaaagaggtgtcgcactgcggcacaccgttcggactcggctataaaaaggaggccccttatcattgagcttaaacttgaatcggactgcactcattgatatgcgagaagtttgcccctgttccttagtggaatgttcatgggtaaaatttgctttttttcaCTTGTTTCCTTTAATTACATCAGTTGCCTCCGATACCCCTTAAATTGCTTCGATGTCCCTGTAATGAGTGATTTATTGAGAGTAAAATTTGACTCGTCTCCAAACTgaaatgcaacaaaaaaaaatatttaaaaatatttataatgatAATTAGTAATTATTTGGTTTTTATTGAGCAGAatagaaaaaatacattttacatATTCTATAGAAAGTACATTCATGAAAAATCCCTGCAATTTCGTTTTAAAAGCTATGTAATTActatttatgtgtgtgtgtgtgtggataaagccaaatgttttaaattttgttaatatcCCTGTTTAAGCCAAACAATAACTATTGCTGTGAAGTGGTGTATacgtaaaaaaaaggaaaacaaaagacaaaataaaacactCTATATATCagttaataaaaaaagaaaaccctaAAAAGAATTCAAGTTGATTTTTACCGCATATTCTTATAATCTTAAATTGAACGGCACTTGTGATTGAATtaactgttatttttttttttgttatatttaacaatattaaacatttttttcaataagatattcagtttttttttacttttgcaaAGTATAGAAAGTTATATCTTATGTAAATATATTTTAgttgtttcttcttcttcttcttgtggttttatataaaaaaatcttttcatcTATTTTAACAATGGTTGTTGTgtgtataaatataaaaattcccTGGCTATTGCATATTTGGTCTATTGTAGGTGTGGTGTATGATGATTGGGAGAAAATGGGTTTAAGATGTTGGGTAGGATTTAAGGATTATGGATGGGGGTTTGTGTGTGTAAATATGTAAAAAGatcacaattttattaaaatctagtTAACAAAAAATTGTACTATTGCAGTGTATGGAGGATAAAGtgttgtgtgtgagtgtgtatgtAACTGTTAGAGATGTGTGAGTTAAGGTGAGGGGTTAGTgttgtttgtaaaaaaaaaaagtggaaatgtAATGTGGTGTAAGTGTTTAGTAATATTTAGTACCGATTTGTTTTGTATTCGGAATACATATTTTCAGTTAATTCAAAACAAGTTAGCATTGTTTTGTTAGTAATATGTTTAAAAAGTTACTGTAACGTCTAATAACAATATGTTTAAAGAGCCTTTGAAGTAGATTGAAAGATGAAATACCATAGTTCTGTAACAATAAACGACTGGATATAATATTGAGCCGTGGCTTGTCAAAATTTACTAAGCCTTCTTTTCAAAAAAGGATATTCAATCATTCAACGTATTTGAATACAGTTGTTCTTGtttaaaacaaatgttttaaacttgatgaaaaataaatatattattatttCAATGATTTTTCAAAGAGTATTCAGCCAAAGATTACATTTTAGCCTTCACTTAGGCGGTACCAAATTATATTGTAATGTGAGTTTTGGTGTATGCTCCAAAAAACTGGGACTGGGCTTTACATGAAAGTTATCTGATCACTCAAGGCGGATtcaaaaaggtggtctcacgcgaatagctgttaacagccggccaggtttgacggtactaagatgtaagatttttgtttgcattctctttcttgttctcttctttctcgcatattctctgctcctGTACGCACACTTTCTGCACACGTATttccttcacacctaatatggttgaaaagttccCTTATACAGGACGAAACGCATCACccacagtggttggtgtgttgtgatctctggctttccttttacaTAGCAAGAAAAAtattcgatcattaagctcgtctcaaaGGAGAAACAAACGAGAAAGTTGTAACAGCTGGTACCACCGCTAACCTTTtgagaaattaaaaattgtctCTTTGTCCTAATGATCTTTGTGAATtaaatatccaacttttttgtataaataattgcattttttcagtCAAAAAAAACAGTCTTGTGTGTTCTGGGCTTCGCTTTTCCCCTAAAATAAACTGCTTATTATCAGGTTAATAAAGtttcaaaatttcccaaattttcatCATGAGATTTCGTAGATAAAACCAAAAAAGGATCTtacaacaaataattaattgggatttttgtttgcatgatAATAACAAATTGATTTGAGGGGAGAAGAGAAAGTAAATCACAGACCAAAAGTTATTTCATCATTTTTtacgaattttgtaaagaaaaagaGGTGCGCTCTAAggaattttcaatatttcttttcaattctctatataatttttgatatttcatcTTCAATTCTTTGACGCTTTATCCATATTCGTGTTTATATTTAAgtcgatatatataaataacatAACTATAATATAAACAAAATCAATATCaaactttttcttttgtttcagaCAATTTTGTGGAGAAACAATGAAAACAGTAATAAATCCTAACTTATAATCTATAAAACTATGAGAGAAGGAGAGGTAGGTGTGTATGGTGGTggaaattttgatttgtaaAAAATGGATAAATTTTGTAAACCGGTCTATTGCATAAAATTGCAGGTAATCTGTTATGGGAGTTCACAACAATGCTAGTGGCCACAGCGGAATATAAAAGCAACCAAGAAATTCCATTGTGGCCAATAACATTGATATGaactttaacaaaaaataacatTAAAACTATTAAGCAGCAATGAGTATAGTTGTAGCCATACAAATGCCATATAAATGGCAATGCTATGCTACAAAATCCAAGGGACGATTGAAACCTCCCTTGCGATTCATGTATTGACGATACTTGCGTTTAAGGATTACATGTACTTCTCCGACATCATTGCCATCGACTTTACGATTTTTTGTTGTGTCGAACGTACAGAAACCCATGGTTTTAAGCATTTCAATTTCTTCGGCCGATTTGCCCTCCAAATCAGCTTCACTGATTTTGGGGCGTTCGGTACGTGTGTTACCACCACGGCGGCGTGATGATGTTGATGCTGAGCTGGAACCACCTCGTCCGTATGAACGTGATCTACAATAGAAATTAAAGTTAAAAAGGAATTATAAAACAATTaggagagtgctaagttcggccgggccgaatcttgggagcccacaaccatggattttgcttaaAGTTTACACAAAATGCACTTCGTTGAAGGACATAAATAGTTGTagtttacataccaaatttctgccaaaccaggcaaaaattaaatcttctaggGGCCGTAGAAAGCTAACTGGGAGATCGCCTTATAAGGTTTTAAAcaaatttggacaatacttatcatggatgttagaagtcataatgtTGAGCACACCGTACAAGTAGATTAAGTATCATTTTCTATTTTCCTTGTTTAACATTCATTTATATTTCATTATATTGAATTTTGGTAATCGACAAGAagtgtgtgcgaaatttcaagcgggtagcctTACGCGTTAGACCGCAgtcgtgattttaacagacagacgcacatgactagatcgacttagaatgtggtGGACAAAACAGTAGGAACAATGGTCACTTATATTGAACAAAAAAGATAAGGCAAATATTTATATCTCAATGAAAGGCTGAACCAGAGTATTCGTAGAACTGTTGATTTCAGAATGGTGAACTA
The genomic region above belongs to Stomoxys calcitrans chromosome 5, idStoCalc2.1, whole genome shotgun sequence and contains:
- the LOC106081512 gene encoding U4/U6.U5 small nuclear ribonucleoprotein 27 kDa protein, coding for MGRSPSPSHRRREKERTERKKRRERRSRERERGGTGADSDVEIVASSSTGRNLRRRSPHHRERERGDNRERDRSRSRSRGRGRRRSRSRSYGRGGSSSASTSSRRRGGNTRTERPKISEADLEGKSAEEIEMLKTMGFCTFDTTKNRKVDGNDVGEVHVILKRKYRQYMNRKGGFNRPLDFVA